In Massilia violaceinigra, one DNA window encodes the following:
- a CDS encoding Hsp20/alpha crystallin family protein, whose protein sequence is MASHLTRFDPVGPISRMDPFRSFDSLFNAFDLMRPLRAFDTERIRMDVSETDQAFVVRADMPGVKKEDVKVAIDGNEVTISADVSQEQEHEEGSSVWRERFRGQQYRSFTLPQQVDEEKATATCRDGVLELTLPKKPGSGGKQLTIQ, encoded by the coding sequence ATGGCCAGTCATCTGACCCGTTTCGACCCCGTGGGCCCGATCAGCCGGATGGACCCTTTCCGCAGTTTCGACAGTCTTTTTAACGCCTTCGACCTGATGCGCCCCCTGCGCGCGTTCGACACCGAGCGCATCCGCATGGACGTCAGCGAAACCGACCAGGCCTTCGTAGTCCGGGCCGACATGCCGGGCGTCAAGAAGGAAGACGTCAAGGTCGCCATCGACGGCAACGAAGTCACCATCAGCGCCGATGTCAGCCAGGAGCAGGAGCACGAGGAGGGCAGCAGCGTGTGGCGCGAGCGCTTCCGTGGCCAGCAATACCGCAGCTTCACGCTGCCCCAGCAGGTGGATGAAGAGAAGGCGACCGCCACCTGCCGTGATGGCGTGCTCGAACTGACCCTGCCCAAAAAGCCGGGCAGCGGCGGCAAGCAATTAACCATCCAGTAA